The genome window TAGCTATTTTGGACAACTTTGAGAAGGACTTTTGAAGATTTATTTTGTACTTTGAAGATCTAAGTTGATGTTTGATTCCAATTAATGTGTTTTCTTATATATACGTACTTCGAACAATATGTACATGATAATAGTATATGCTTCAATGGTAATAGAAGttcaagctatatatatatatatatcttgtttcATTAATTGTGTTTTGGATTTTCTGAACTGATGATGTTTTGTGTTTGGATGTGTTTAATttcttaaattaaattaattagtagaataacataaacaaattataGCAGCGGTTTTACACAATTCCAATAGTTATGGGTTACTAAAAAACTTCAATCAATTCCAACAATTTTTAACCTATTGTCACGTTTTATGATGTCACCAGACATGTGTCTACAACTGCGTTTATTTTATCAACAACAGCGACTAAAAACGGGCAGTGTTGCACCTACATATTATAGTGCTCAAAATACTTGTGCCAACGCTCGAAAAAATGCAGGTATAGGCTTAGCGATGCAAACAATACAAGCGGTTCTCAAATGTTGGAGAACTGCGATTTTATGaataatggtattgattatttttattgtAGTGAATAATGGTACCTATAAATCCAACCAACAAACTCGGTATATATAGAATAATCATCACACAAGATCCATATCAATCCACAATCGCAAAGCAATCATGATATGTGAATTTTGTATTAAATTTCCATGTACATACATAGTTCCCAAAAGTTActtagaaaatatatattatttcaaatACTATGAAAGGTTTTTCTAAAACgattttcatttgaaaattgtaaaatcattttatttgatttaaatatttttgcAAATAGTAAAtttataaaaacacaaaaaaatatttatgaaatAATGAAATCAATTTTATGGCATTGAGAATAATGTTTCtagaataaaattttttattattaagaaTATTTTCTAACGAATCAAAATCTCCAAATTTAATGTCTATACTACATGACAAGAGGTTTCATTCAAAATTTACTTTGAATAGGATTCAACAATAATAACAAGACAAGAGTCACtgagaatacaatattcttTTCCCAAGATTGTTACTCAacgtaatatgaaatcaatgcggaaaataaacaaataagaacaccacaattttAATGAGGAAATCCTGACTGGGAAAAAACCTCGGGTCTATGAGTGACCATCAtgtcaaagcaatccactatgtgaagaaaagcttacaatTTATCGTTACCTAtgactcgatcatacaacttgactcaacgtatgctttaaccccaaatcaacacaccaatgatgatttgcaattgctcttcgggagactttgtactcaagaACAATCTAGGTAACTTCTAAGGTAGTCTATGGAGGTTACTTCGAAACAgtgcagtcttgctcttcttcttcctcttatggatcagttagagaaatcaacagagcagcactcaaacacgaaactcaTACTCTCTGACAATGAATATAGACATGAATCACTCATCAGAACATCTaagagagtggaaaaacaaaacaaacaaaaaaacaaactcGAAGCACAAATTATCTCTCTCAAGGGTTTTTTCTCTCAAAGATTCGATGTACTTCACTCCATGTTGATatgctttatatagacaccacgaaccacttctgataatctcaaatgttgatcagatgattatcttgaagataattgctacacatgattaagataaaaaccaacagatatatatccaattaatagacattagttaTTATCCAACAACTAAACAAACAAGGAGTCCAAATCAACTTCAACTAATCCACAAGTAGTCCATATCAATTTTTAGtactttgttcctatcacatctcttgtattagataatatccagatcaattttatctgaataaaaacgtgtgtcaaatcaatacaaaaatagagttcaaacaaaacaaaactgtAGATTCAGATCTGGTAACCTCTGAAGCTTACCAAAAGCTTATCTCAAGACTATTTCAAGTGAACAGTTTAAtttatcatacaagtgtcatatcaaTATAAGATTTTTAATCCCAATAGTCACAATTACGTATCGAACAAAAAAAGTAAACTAAAAAATCCACGAAACAATAGGAACAAAACCAAGGAATTGTACGAGTATAAATAGTGTCCACTAAAAGTCAAAGGATACGAACCAtacaacaagcaacaattaCAAAGATATGAATTTGAAGagtaaataaatttttaatgtgAATGACCATTATAAATTTAGCAGATAACGAAATCAATAGAACAAGTataccaaaaaataaatttagaaaAAAGAGTCAAGAATATAGAAAATCCTACTAAGGAAAATAAAGTCGGGCACTAGATGCCAAGTTTATAAGAAAGTAAGAACCCCTACATGTTATGATAGGATCAAAGCtaacaaaacaacaaacaagCTTTACGTGAGTCCATTCCGATACaacataatattaataaatcCTAATGTGAATATTGATACTTAGAAATTTAATGAGTAAACAGACAATGAGGAATTTTTCATATAAGATGGGGTTCAATGTAATCGTTGTTAAGATAGGATACccgttaaaaaaaaactaaaagtgCATATTTGACTAATAAATTAACCCAAGCATTTGTTTTACCAGCTGATAAGGAGTGGAAATTTAACAATTCATCAGAATAAATCTAGTAATTTCAACCATAGTTATTAATCTGGCTTGACCCACTGATATGACCGGATTCGATTGTTTTTTGAGTTAAGGCAAACCAGTTCCTTCTAAAACATGAAATTACATTAAAATCGTATCTAACCGTTTTAACCCTCTGATTTTTTGCAAaaactttaaaccctaaaatataGACGGTTCAaactttttttgttcatttataATTTGTAATTGCCTATTTGATAGTTGGTACTTGGTATAAAAATCACACaatcatatataattaaataatttttttgatttattatattattatttttattatcatctataaataaattaaattatttgaaaaatacAGTTCAACCCTTGATATTCTGGGCCAGCCTATTGAACTTTCAAATTATTGATTTCGAAATGTTTTAGAAAGTTAAACTGGCtattcaagtaaaaaaaaaaagtgagtcaATTGAAGCATTATAAAATCCCCTATTGTGTGGAGAACAAAAGTAAAATTGCATTAATTcacacattattttttttttttaaagtatgaGAAAAAAAGTTACAGGTACACAAAACAATCTTGACTGAGAAAACTAAAAAAGATTATCTACACAactgcataatttttttaatacaagggAAGGGGATGGAGAGACTCGAATTAGAGACTTCTATAATATACCACATagatgagtgtcatctgagttaCTCATGGAGTTATAATATGTGGTTTCACTTAATGGGCTTGAAAACCTAAAGCATGTTGAAAATGGTGGAGTTCGTCGTCAGAAATGCAGCTCCAACACTTGCTGTTCAACATTTTGAAACTTGGCTCCTTTGGAACTGTCAATGGCCTATTTGATCTGCAATTACATATGGCTTAATTAAGAGTGCTACAATCAGGTTTATAGTAATAAAATTTTCATGATATGTGTATGCACAACCAACTGGATGATAGTCTAGTGGTGTTTATTTAGGGGCAAAATCGTATGGCCGCAAAAGGTTTTAGGTTTGATTTCCACGGGGAATACTAGCCTTGTGGCCACACATTGTACTTTGGGTCAACTTACTCTATCATCAGGTGAAAAACTTCTGTACTCGGAGGCTTGATAACCTGAGTTTACAcccatatcggatgttcaaagaacaaatttgtattGTTGATGTCGGTTATTATAAAAAGAATGTGTATATACAAACCTTTGTGGAAAGAAGGGCCTATCAAATAGAGGCATCAATTGGGCTCTTGGAACCATCTCCTTTCTCATCATCCGAACCTCTTCCTCTTCAATTATCTATAACACCAAATTAATTAACCCATATATAATCACTTGCGTTTAATTTCAatgtttaattaataaatagCCCTACATATGGAATAATTCTCACATGCACACCAACTTTTTACACTAGAAGTTAAATGTCTGTAATAAAACAGAACAAAGTGGGGACCACACATTTGTTATGGTACTCACtgcatctatgattgaaaacaaGTGCGTAAAATTGGCTCACATAGTTGGTGCATGCGCATGTGAGAAGTCCTTATGTATGTacgtatgtgtgtgtatatatatatataccttgtgCAACTTCTCAACTTGTTTCTTTTGTAGCTGTGTCATATATATCTTAGTCGCAACCTGTaattaacaattaacaaataaacTAATTTACACTCCAAGTTTCATGTATAATTGAAAAGTGATTGAACAAAATTAAAGGGTTTGATTTGTTGTTTTCACCGAATAATTGAACATTGCTCGTCTGAGAGCTCTCTGTCCAGTATGGAGTCTGAATTCTTGTGGCTTTGTATTCTCTTTTGCAGCAGCCTTTGTTGTTGTTGGGGTTGGTCTACCCTACAAAAATTAATGAACTTCTTTGCACCTTTAATCATATCGAAAGTATGTTAAGTGTtccggtgtttttttttttgtcccaactatccCAAATAATGGCATGTCCGCTATGATTTATATGGAATTGTATACGTTCATCTCAGTATGTGAGATAATTAAGACAATAAATATTGATATCCGTGAGACTGCTAcattgagaagaagaaaaaacaccaTGGATTGCAGTTTGTATGTATAGTTAATTACCTTAGATTTGTCAAGTCGATCTCTGGCTTCGTTTCTTGTCTGTATCAAAAACAAATTTGATCATCCTTAAATCTATAGATTTAATTAATAGTAATatacaattatatttttaatcttcaaaacataaatattagTTGTTACCAATTTACATGCATGTGATGTATGTATAGGAACCAATTAATGGAATGAAATGTCTATATatctgtatgtgtgtgtatatatataggtaaatTCTCAAGTGCGGACGTCCGTAATTTATAAGTTATGGACATCTATTTTATTTGCATCTCTGAAAAAGTGAATAGCAGTGACCCCACTGCTACAGACAAAAAAAAGTCAGCGTCCGTGACttataaaatttgaaataacaCAATGAATGAAATAGCCTTAtgtgaaaaaaaatgtttaaataaaaaattgcagtttgagaaaggaaaataaagagCATGAACGAAaagaagtatatatatatatatatatatatatatatatataccttattTGGAGATTTGGTATGTGGTGTCTCCATGTTTAAGGATGCACTAATTAGCATTGAACATATCCAAACACACAATTGAAGTGAGTTTAAATAGGTAGCTGATCTAGGTTTAAGTGTTTAACACAAATCAAAGTTTGGCAATTTGTAACTTTCTTTAGTTGATGAGTATGCACTTTCTGCTGCCACATCACAGgcatgcacaagaaaattaatcTCCATGCACTTTTACACCAAACTTTCTGCTTGAATCTCCCTCTCATGCCTCCCCTTCTACACATTAAATTATTGACTATGTAACTTCCTTCTTTCCTTGATCAACTCCAACTCGTATTATAACCTCAAGGGATTGGCCGAATTAATTCCTGGTATCATATGTTTTAGGTTTGAAATCTCTAGCAAATACTTTGGAACCACAATCCTTGGTAAAATATTAACGACTTGCCATAATCTCGTGTAGGAAACTCTTTGAGACTACGATATTCGGTCCAGAGGTTTATTCTACCGGAGTGAGTAGTGGGAAAACTCACTCATCAAAGAAATTACTTTTAGGCCCTATGTCATTATTGGTGTTCCAAAATAAGTTAAAAAGTGAAGAAAAAGGTCCTCTTAGAATAGTTGATGAGCATGCACTTTCTGCTGCCACATCACACGCATgcacaaaaaaattaatatccATGCTCTTTTACACCAAACTTTctgcttgaatctctctctcatGCTTCCACTTTACACGTTAAATTATTGACTATCTGACTTGCATGTTTCAGTGATCAACTCTAGCTCTTATTACAACCTCAAGGGTTAGTCGAGTTGATTCCTAATATTTCATGTAAACTAATTTGTCTTAGGTTTGAAATTTATCCTAAACACTTTAGGATCATATCCCTTGGTAAAATACCAGCGACTTACCCTAATTTTGTATAGGGAACTTTCTGAGAGTGTTGTGCTCGAGTCTGAGGGTTTATGTTAAGAGTCACACATCATTTagatgtgagattctcatccAATTTATAAGTAGTGTCCAACCCTCAAACAGTAGAGGGCCCTTTTAGGGATAAAAATCATACGGGTCTTTGGCCCAATATgggacaatacctcaagtgttGTTAGGCCCAACCTTTCTCCTCTactcattcttcaaattatcatttggtatcgaagcctttGCTCAATCCTCAAGACCGCCATCCAATGGCGTTTGTGGCGTTTGCATCACCTGTGAGCCTTTTCCAAGcttaagtgagttgggccttGGCTCACTTGCTGGACTTGGGAGGAATAAATCCTTGAGGGTAATCCGGTGTATTCACGGTAATCAAAATCCCAAAGAGGAGAATATAGTTAACATGTATTGAGGTGGATTTCTAATATGGTATCGGAGTCTTTGCTCGATCCTCAAGACCTTCATTCGATGGTGTTTGTGTCACCTGTGGGCCTTTTGGATATGGATCATCCACAAGGTGAAGGGTCCCACATGATGGACCCTAACCCGTCTAATCCACTTGTTGAGCCTCGCATAACcaagcccacaagtgcgggggagagTCAAGAGTCTCATATCGTTTAGATGTGGGATTCTAATCTAATTTATAAGTGGTGCCCAACCCAACCCTCAAACACTAGAGAGCCCTTTAGAGACAAAACCCACATGGCATTTGGCTTAATGTgggacaatacctcaagtgttATAGAACACAACCTTTCTCCTCTacccattcttcaaattatcatAGTTTACTTCACTGGAGTGAGTCCAAAGGGATTTGTCTTAGAGAAATTCCacgatataaaaaaaaaaaaaaaactctttctcTTATTATAAATAGAATAGCTATCAAGTGGGGAGACTCACTCATCAAGGCAATTACTTTTAGGCCCTATGTCACTTTTGGTATTCGAAAATAAGTTAAAAAGTGAAGAAAAAGGTCCAGTCAGAATAATTTCTTTTTGAAGCCGTTATCTACCCAAGAGGGAAATTAGATTacaattgagagagagaggaatttaaagagaccatacatatatattatagttaGGTCATGAATGGAAAACTAACCTACTAATGCAATGCTTTTATTTGAAGTTTGTTTGGAATCCTATGACTGCTCCTTGAATGGCGAATACGAATTTATTTACttaacaaaaacttttaaaatattatctCCAATACCTTAGTGATAATCTTCAACCAAAAATATGGATTGAATATGGGATGAACATATATGGGTTAGGCTTGTAGCAATCATGGATTGAACAAATCTATAAAAGGCCCAACTATGGGCTACACTAAACAACCACAAGACAAAtgttcaatgaaaaaaaaaagattggc of Tripterygium wilfordii isolate XIE 37 chromosome 13, ASM1340144v1, whole genome shotgun sequence contains these proteins:
- the LOC120012548 gene encoding protein TPX2-like — encoded protein: METPHTKSPNKTRNEARDRLDKSKGRPTPTTTKAAAKENTKPQEFRLHTGQRALRRAMFNYSVATKIYMTQLQKKQVEKLHKIIEEEEVRMMRKEMVPRAQLMPLFDRPFFPQRSNRPLTVPKEPSFKMLNSKCWSCISDDELHHFQHALGFQAH